Proteins co-encoded in one Streptomyces sp. NBC_01283 genomic window:
- a CDS encoding ABC transporter permease — MGRYVARRLLQMIPVFIGTTLLIFIMVNVLPGDPVRALWGDKPPDPAQVAQIRHDRGLDLPLWEQYLHYMKGLLQGDFGKTIAGNRPVLDEITQAFPVSLRLAAMAWSFELVVGITLGVLAGIRRGRIVDNGVTLFTLLVISVPIFVIGRLFQLYFGNELEWITPTVQDSENLGQLMVPALVLGMVGLAYVARLTRTSVAENRSADYMRTAVAKGLPRKRIITRHLLRNSLIPVVTYLGTDIGALMSGAVITEGIFNVTGVGNLLFQGLAHREGAVIVGIVTVLVLVYLVASLIVDLLYAVLDPRIRYA; from the coding sequence ATGGGGCGATATGTCGCGCGGCGACTGCTCCAGATGATCCCGGTCTTCATCGGGACAACCCTGTTGATCTTCATCATGGTCAACGTGCTCCCCGGCGACCCCGTACGGGCGCTGTGGGGCGACAAGCCGCCGGACCCGGCGCAGGTGGCGCAGATTCGCCACGACCGAGGTCTGGATCTGCCGCTCTGGGAGCAGTACCTGCATTACATGAAGGGGCTCCTGCAGGGAGACTTCGGCAAGACGATCGCCGGAAACAGGCCGGTGCTCGACGAGATCACCCAGGCGTTCCCGGTCTCGCTTCGCCTGGCCGCCATGGCCTGGTCCTTCGAACTCGTGGTCGGCATCACGCTGGGCGTGCTCGCGGGCATCAGGCGCGGGCGCATCGTGGACAACGGGGTGACGCTGTTCACGCTCCTCGTCATTTCCGTCCCCATCTTCGTGATCGGCCGTCTCTTCCAGCTCTATTTCGGCAATGAGCTGGAGTGGATCACACCGACGGTCCAGGACTCCGAGAACCTGGGGCAGTTGATGGTGCCGGCACTGGTGCTGGGCATGGTCGGCCTGGCCTACGTGGCGCGCCTCACCCGTACGTCCGTGGCTGAGAACCGCTCGGCGGACTACATGCGCACGGCCGTCGCCAAGGGCCTTCCGCGCAAGCGCATCATCACCAGGCACCTGCTCCGCAACTCGCTGATTCCCGTGGTCACTTACCTCGGCACCGACATCGGTGCCCTGATGAGCGGCGCGGTCATCACCGAGGGCATCTTCAATGTGACAGGCGTCGGCAACCTCCTCTTCCAGGGCCTGGCCCACCGGGAGGGCGCGGTCATCGTCGGCATTGTGACCGTTCTGGTGCTCGTATACCTCGTCGCCAGCCTGATCGTCGACCTGCTTTACGCGGTCCTGGACCCGAGGATCCGTTATGCCTGA